From candidate division KSB1 bacterium:
ATGTGCGCCGCCTGCCGCATGACATTTTACGCGCCCCTCTGACGCATGAACGCATTCTGGATCAGCCTGCCAGAATGCAGGGGATCGAAATTCTGCAAACCGGTCTGGCGCCTGATATGCATATCCGGTTAAACCTGCGCGATCATCTGTCCGGACTGCTTATTTATGCGGCCGGGGATACCGCAGCCTCGCTCATGCTGAATGAATTTGCCTGGACGCGGCTCATCGGCATGATGGCTGTGGGCGCTACGGTTTACGCGCTCGAGATCCCGGCCTGGTTTCGCTGGATCGACCGGCGCACGGCGGCGCTGTCGCATGGATACAGAAAAATCGCCCTGCGCACCGCACTGGCCCTGCTGTATTTTAATCCCTTATGGATTGCCCGGCATTTGTTCTTCATCACCCTGTTCAGCAGCGGCTGGTCGGCATTGTCATGGAGCATTTTCCGTACTGCCCTGCTCTCCTGGCTGGTCAACATTCCCATCGCCATCATCGGTAACGCGGTCATACAGGGTCTGCTGCCGCTGCGCTGGCGCTTTACCGGCAGCGCAACATTTTCTGCCTTGCTGGCTTTATATTATGCACTCTCGAGGGTATGGTTTCATGCTTGATACTGAATTCTGGACACAATTGACGGACATTCTAAAAAAAGGTACACCGGCCTGTCTGATTATCATGGTGCAGTCCACCGGACACGGGCCCAACCGTGCCGGCGCGCGCATGATGGTCACAGCCGACGGTCGGCACCACGGAACCGTGGGCGGCGGCGCCTCCGAGGTTCGGCTCGCTGAGACCGCGCGTCACTTGATATCTTTAAACCAAGCATCCGGCCCCAACTCGTGACGCTGCAGCGCACGGACTCTAAAAGCAAAACAGAGTCCGGTATGCTACTGTTCCGGATCACAGACCTTTGTCCTGATCAAACTCACGCCGAATGATATGGATACCCTTCAAGTCTTGGCACGCGCCGATGAACATCCGGTTGTTATGAGCGTAACGGCGGACGGACTGGCTGTGCGAAACGCCGACAACACTCTCCAATCCGCAGTTTTTGATGAAAAAACATGGCGCTATGATGAACCCATTGGCATCCCGGATATTGCCACCCTGATCGGCGGCGGACATGTGTCGCTGGCGCTGTCTCCCCTGCTCGCAGGACTGGGGATGCGCGTGATTGTGCTGGACAACCGCACCCGCCTAAGAACCATGCAAAGCAACCGTTTTGCATATGCCTGTCACAAGGTTGACTATGACAATATC
This genomic window contains:
- a CDS encoding XdhC family protein, with amino-acid sequence MLDTEFWTQLTDILKKGTPACLIIMVQSTGHGPNRAGARMMVTADGRHHGTVGGGASEVRLAETARHLISLNQASGPNS
- a CDS encoding XdhC family protein translates to MDTLQVLARADEHPVVMSVTADGLAVRNADNTLQSAVFDEKTWRYDEPIGIPDIATLIGGGHVSLALSPLLAGLGMRVIVLDNRTRLRTMQSNRFAYACHKVDYDNIRPHIPKGSRSFVCIMTYGHQYDETVLSQLVNLDMCYLGMMGSPHKIRTIFEHLRSNGIPQSALDNVHAPIGLNIGSNTPEEIAVSIAAEIIAVRNGRLYGNNH